One genomic region from Sulfurimonas sp. encodes:
- a CDS encoding ABC transporter permease: MSKSIVPYLVKRFLRFDKDQPFIFLSALLAFMGITLGVMVLLIAMALMNGFDKEFRKKLTIMNYPLTVIPKFYGAVNENLLLDLELKFPDLKFSPYVQSAVMARSGTKLEGGYIFGVNFKDEAKVNSILAKAIKNSNYSKFDVLIGKSLKEEFNIFTDDRLMYIFTTVEPGGLSITPKIKRFKVKGVFDSGLSAYDKAYSYTSLASMQAMLHLPSNQFDGIHIFSENPHDDILRIKEVLPMSVSIKGWWEDNLNFFAALELEKASLFIVLMLIILIASINIISSLLMTVMNRRSEIALLLSLGATTSEIKKVFLYLGIAIGIAGIFSGVIFGMGGLWILSSFDIISLPKDVYPTTTLPLDLSLKDFFLIVSGAFVIVIASSFYPAKKASEVDILTVLRNE, encoded by the coding sequence TTGAGTAAATCAATAGTCCCCTATCTTGTCAAGCGTTTTTTACGCTTTGACAAAGATCAGCCATTTATCTTTTTATCAGCACTTTTAGCATTTATGGGAATTACTCTTGGAGTAATGGTTCTTTTGATTGCTATGGCGCTAATGAATGGTTTCGATAAAGAATTTAGAAAAAAACTAACCATCATGAACTATCCTCTTACTGTAATTCCAAAATTTTATGGCGCAGTAAATGAAAATCTTTTACTTGATTTAGAATTAAAATTTCCAGATTTAAAATTTAGTCCTTATGTTCAGTCAGCTGTAATGGCAAGAAGTGGAACAAAACTAGAAGGTGGCTACATCTTTGGAGTAAACTTTAAAGATGAAGCTAAAGTAAATAGTATTTTAGCAAAAGCAATTAAAAATAGTAATTATTCAAAATTTGATGTGCTTATTGGTAAAAGTTTAAAAGAAGAATTTAATATATTTACAGATGATAGATTGATGTATATTTTTACTACTGTAGAGCCAGGTGGACTATCTATTACACCAAAGATAAAGCGATTTAAGGTTAAAGGTGTTTTTGACTCTGGATTAAGCGCTTATGACAAAGCCTACAGCTATACATCGCTCGCATCTATGCAAGCGATGTTGCATCTACCATCTAATCAGTTTGATGGAATACATATATTTTCAGAGAATCCTCATGATGATATTTTAAGAATCAAAGAAGTTTTACCAATGAGCGTTAGCATTAAAGGTTGGTGGGAAGATAATCTTAATTTTTTTGCGGCATTAGAGTTAGAAAAAGCATCTTTATTTATAGTTTTAATGCTTATTATACTTATAGCATCTATAAATATAATCTCATCTTTACTTATGACGGTTATGAATAGACGAAGTGAAATAGCTCTTCTTTTATCTTTAGGCGCAACTACAAGTGAGATAAAAAAGGTATTTTTATACCTTGGTATTGCGATAGGAATAGCGGGAATATTTTCAGGAGTTATTTTTGGTATGGGAGGCTTATGGATTTTAAGTAGTTTTGATATTATATCTTTGCCAAAAGATGTTTATCCGACGACCACGCTTCCTTTAGATTTGAGTTTAAAAGATTTTTTTCTTATAGTTAGTGGAGCATTTGTTATTGTAATTGCCTCATCATTTTATCCAGCAAAAAAAGCAAGTGAGGTTGATATTTTAACTGTTTTAAGAAATGAGTAA
- the acnB gene encoding bifunctional aconitate hydratase 2/2-methylisocitrate dehydratase, translating to MAFIEDYKVHTAQREDEGVPPLALTAEQTAELVELLKASPIAEQDYLMDIFQDKIPAGVDDAAYVKAAFLNDVVQGNVACDAINAVKACEILGLMLGGFNVTPLVEALKLDADVANSAAEQLKNTILVYDVFNDVKALMDSGNAKAKEVIESWANGEWFTNKPAMSKEITVTVYKIPGETNTDDLSPASEAFTRADIPVHAKAFLVSRMENPLQMIEKLKEKGYPLAYVGDVVGTGSSRKSGINSVQWHMGVDIKGIPNKRTGGIVIGDIIAPIFFNTAEDSGCIPIQAPTSELNTGDVITVKPFDGTIEKDGKVVSTYELAPNTLPDEMRAGGRIPLIIGKGLTAKAREALGLDAGDLFMTPAQPADNGKGFTLAQKMVGRACGVEGIKPNVYCEPIATTVGSQDTTGPMTRDEVKELAALNFGADMVMQSFCHTAAYPKPADINLQHTLPKFWTERKGFILRPGDGVIHSWLNRLCMPDTVGTGGDSHTRFPIGISFPAGSGLVAFAGVTGMMPLTMPESVLVRFKGSLQPGITLRDMVNAIPHQAIKDGLLTVAKAGKKNIFAGRVLEIEGLPDLKVEQAFELSDASAERSAAACAVSLNKEPIIEYLESNIVLIEELISQGYQDAATLQRRADKMKAWIANPELLKADADAEYAAIIEIDMDKITEPILACPNDPDDVKSLSEIHAQGMHTKIDEVFVGSCMTNIGLFRAAGEILKGEGAVANKLWICPPTKMDEKTLQEEGYYSVFGMAGARTEIPGCSLCMGNQASVAVNAYVFSTSTRNFDNRLGKGSQVYLGSAELAAVVALKGELPSASEYLEIVKDKIKPEMTDEIYKYLNFNKISKEELSAMIK from the coding sequence ATGGCGTTTATTGAAGACTATAAAGTACATACGGCACAAAGAGAAGACGAGGGTGTTCCTCCATTAGCTCTAACTGCTGAACAAACAGCTGAACTTGTTGAATTATTAAAAGCTTCACCTATTGCGGAGCAAGATTATTTAATGGATATTTTCCAAGATAAAATTCCTGCTGGTGTTGATGATGCTGCTTATGTAAAAGCTGCATTTTTAAATGATGTAGTACAAGGAAATGTTGCTTGTGATGCTATAAATGCTGTAAAAGCATGTGAGATTTTAGGTCTTATGCTTGGTGGATTTAATGTTACTCCATTAGTTGAAGCACTTAAACTTGATGCTGATGTTGCAAACAGTGCTGCTGAACAACTTAAAAACACAATCCTAGTATATGATGTATTTAATGATGTAAAAGCACTTATGGATTCTGGAAATGCTAAGGCTAAAGAGGTTATTGAATCTTGGGCAAATGGCGAATGGTTCACAAACAAACCTGCAATGTCTAAAGAGATTACAGTAACAGTATATAAGATTCCAGGTGAAACAAATACTGATGATTTATCTCCAGCATCTGAAGCTTTTACAAGAGCAGATATTCCTGTTCACGCAAAAGCATTTTTAGTTAGCAGAATGGAAAATCCACTGCAAATGATAGAAAAACTAAAAGAAAAAGGTTACCCATTAGCATATGTTGGTGATGTTGTTGGTACTGGTTCTTCTCGTAAATCTGGTATTAACTCTGTTCAATGGCATATGGGTGTTGATATTAAAGGTATTCCAAATAAAAGAACAGGTGGTATCGTTATTGGTGATATTATTGCTCCAATCTTCTTCAATACTGCAGAAGATTCAGGATGTATCCCTATTCAAGCACCAACTTCAGAACTAAATACAGGTGATGTTATCACAGTTAAACCATTTGACGGTACAATTGAGAAAGATGGAAAAGTAGTTTCTACTTATGAACTTGCTCCAAATACTCTTCCTGATGAGATGAGAGCAGGTGGTCGTATTCCACTTATTATCGGTAAAGGTCTTACTGCAAAAGCTAGAGAAGCATTGGGCTTAGATGCTGGAGATTTATTTATGACTCCTGCTCAACCTGCTGATAATGGAAAAGGCTTCACATTGGCACAAAAAATGGTTGGTCGTGCTTGTGGTGTTGAAGGTATAAAACCAAATGTTTACTGTGAGCCAATTGCTACAACTGTAGGTTCTCAAGATACAACAGGTCCAATGACTAGAGATGAAGTAAAAGAACTTGCTGCTCTGAATTTTGGCGCAGATATGGTTATGCAATCATTCTGTCATACTGCTGCTTATCCAAAGCCAGCAGATATAAATCTTCAACATACTCTTCCAAAATTTTGGACTGAAAGAAAAGGTTTTATACTTCGTCCAGGTGATGGAGTAATTCACTCTTGGTTAAATAGACTTTGTATGCCAGATACAGTAGGTACGGGTGGAGATTCACATACTCGTTTCCCAATTGGTATATCTTTTCCAGCTGGTTCTGGTCTTGTAGCATTTGCTGGTGTAACTGGTATGATGCCACTTACTATGCCAGAGTCTGTTCTTGTTAGATTTAAAGGTAGTTTGCAACCAGGTATCACTCTTCGTGATATGGTAAATGCTATTCCTCATCAAGCAATTAAAGATGGCTTATTAACTGTCGCTAAAGCTGGCAAGAAAAATATCTTTGCTGGTCGTGTTTTAGAGATTGAAGGTCTTCCAGATTTAAAAGTTGAACAAGCATTTGAGCTTTCAGATGCATCAGCAGAGCGTTCAGCTGCTGCTTGTGCTGTTAGTCTTAATAAAGAGCCAATTATTGAGTACTTAGAATCAAATATAGTACTAATAGAAGAGTTGATTTCTCAAGGTTATCAAGACGCTGCAACTCTACAAAGAAGAGCTGATAAAATGAAAGCATGGATTGCTAATCCTGAGCTTTTAAAAGCTGACGCAGATGCAGAGTATGCAGCAATTATTGAAATAGATATGGATAAGATTACTGAGCCAATTTTAGCTTGTCCAAATGATCCAGATGATGTTAAATCATTAAGTGAAATTCATGCGCAGGGTATGCATACAAAAATTGATGAAGTATTTGTTGGTTCTTGCATGACAAATATCGGTCTTTTCCGTGCTGCTGGTGAAATTCTTAAAGGTGAGGGTGCAGTTGCAAACAAGCTTTGGATTTGTCCTCCAACAAAAATGGATGAGAAAACTCTTCAAGAAGAGGGTTATTACTCTGTATTTGGTATGGCTGGGGCTAGAACAGAAATCCCAGGTTGTTCTTTATGTATGGGTAACCAAGCTTCAGTTGCTGTTAATGCTTATGTATTCTCAACTTCAACAAGAAACTTTGATAACAGACTAGGTAAAGGTTCTCAAGTTTATCTTGGGTCTGCTGAACTTGCAGCTGTTGTAGCTCTTAAAGGTGAATTACCTTCAGCTTCTGAGTATCTTGAAATAGTTAAAGATAAAATCAAACCAGAAATGACTGATGAGATTTATAAATATCTTAACTTTAATAAAATCAGTAAAGAAGAACTATCTGCAATGATTAAATAA
- the lolA gene encoding LolA-like outer membrane lipoprotein chaperone: MKYILTLLLSSSLSFASIDALKSFEANFTQTITDDKKKSLVYEGHIVASAPQNALWNYYKPIKKDVYINRFRVVIVEPEIEQVIIRNIESDFDFFRMIKSAKKINENTYEAKYRESRFIITINKDIIESISYIDEFENNVKIIFSNQEQNKKIDKKIFIPKYPLDFDVIRD; encoded by the coding sequence ATGAAATATATTTTAACGCTACTTCTATCTTCAAGTCTTAGTTTTGCATCTATAGATGCACTAAAATCTTTTGAAGCAAACTTTACTCAAACCATAACAGATGATAAAAAAAAGTCTTTAGTTTATGAAGGTCATATTGTAGCATCTGCCCCGCAAAATGCTCTTTGGAACTACTATAAGCCAATAAAAAAAGATGTTTATATCAATAGGTTTAGAGTTGTAATAGTTGAACCTGAAATAGAGCAAGTTATTATAAGAAATATAGAGTCTGATTTTGATTTTTTTAGAATGATAAAAAGTGCAAAAAAGATAAATGAAAATACTTATGAGGCAAAATATAGAGAATCAAGATTTATCATTACTATAAACAAAGATATTATTGAATCTATCTCATATATTGATGAATTTGAAAATAATGTTAAAATAATTTTTAGTAATCAGGAGCAAAATAAAAAAATTGATAAAAAAATATTTATTCCAAAATATCCTTTAGACTTTGATGTTATAAGAGATTAA
- the secA gene encoding preprotein translocase subunit SecA — translation MLQALMGKIFGTSNDRELKKYSKRVKNINALEAQYEALSDDELKKAFDEIRDAVKNEEKTLNDVLEDSFAITREVSKRVLEMRHFDVQLIGGMVLHEGRIAEMKTGEGKTLVATLAIVLNALSAKGVHLVTVNDYLASRDAIEMGVLYTFLGFSVGTVLESNATPEEKIQAYCCDITYGTNNEFGFDYLRDNMSYSAEQMAQKYHNFVIVDEVDSILIDEARTPLIISGPTNRTMQDYADANGIALKLTKDEHFTVDEKDKVVLITEDGITKAEELFGVENLYSVENASLPHALDQALKANYLFEKDVDYVVNSGEVVIVDEFTGRLSEGRRFSEGLHQALEAKEKVEIKEETQTLADITFQNYFRMYDKLAGMTGTAETEAAEFAQIYSLDVVSIPTNIPITREDLNDLIYKTEKEKFNAVIEIIKKLSKTGQPILIGTASIEKSEDLHDVLKKEKIAHTVLNAKNHEQEGEIIKNAGVKGAVTIATNMAGRGVDIKVNAEVEELGGLYIVGTERHENRRIDNQLRGRSGRQGNAGTTQFYLSLEDNLLRIFGSDKIKSIMERLGVEDGEFIESKMVTRAVEKAQKKVENMHYEGRKQIVEYDDVANEQRKIVYKFRNQLLDSDFDIIEKIDEVRVEYVDNILNNCDIFDGGAREDFNLKKLLEVVKEEINLDLSLQDYESLDFEELQEKITTEIKKSYNDKMSVLEEHIQHEIARELYLKELDNAWREHLYSMDTMKTGIRLRAYNQKDPLVEYKKESYNLFTELIKDIKFNTIKTLQIIQFRMESPEDEAAEVAQQLELQRKLDEAARELNHKSKDNEKVSVKKVSRNEPCPCGSGKKYKQCCGKSGPKKVLLLLE, via the coding sequence ATGCTACAAGCATTAATGGGTAAAATTTTTGGTACTTCAAATGATCGAGAGTTAAAAAAATATTCAAAAAGAGTAAAAAATATAAATGCATTGGAAGCTCAATATGAAGCTTTAAGTGATGATGAATTAAAAAAAGCATTTGATGAGATAAGAGATGCTGTTAAAAATGAAGAGAAAACTTTAAATGATGTACTTGAGGACTCTTTTGCAATAACAAGAGAAGTAAGTAAAAGAGTTTTAGAGATGAGGCACTTTGATGTTCAGCTGATTGGTGGAATGGTTTTACATGAAGGTAGAATAGCTGAAATGAAAACAGGTGAGGGTAAAACACTTGTTGCGACACTAGCTATTGTTTTAAATGCTTTAAGTGCTAAAGGTGTTCATTTAGTGACAGTAAATGATTATCTAGCATCTAGAGATGCCATAGAAATGGGTGTACTCTATACCTTCTTAGGATTTTCTGTTGGAACAGTTCTTGAAAGTAATGCAACCCCAGAAGAAAAGATACAAGCATATTGTTGTGATATAACATATGGAACAAATAATGAGTTCGGATTTGATTATCTAAGAGATAACATGAGCTATTCAGCAGAGCAAATGGCTCAAAAATATCATAATTTTGTTATAGTTGATGAAGTCGATAGTATTTTAATTGATGAAGCAAGAACGCCACTTATAATATCTGGACCAACAAACAGAACGATGCAAGATTATGCAGATGCTAATGGTATAGCTCTAAAGTTAACAAAAGATGAGCATTTTACGGTTGATGAAAAAGACAAGGTAGTTCTTATTACAGAAGATGGAATCACTAAGGCTGAAGAACTTTTTGGGGTTGAAAACCTTTATAGTGTTGAAAATGCTTCTTTACCTCATGCTCTTGATCAAGCACTTAAAGCAAACTACTTGTTTGAAAAAGATGTTGATTATGTAGTTAATAGCGGTGAAGTTGTAATCGTTGATGAATTTACAGGAAGACTTAGTGAAGGTCGTCGTTTTAGTGAAGGACTTCATCAAGCACTAGAAGCAAAAGAAAAAGTTGAGATTAAAGAAGAAACCCAAACTCTAGCAGATATTACATTCCAAAATTACTTTAGAATGTATGATAAACTAGCTGGAATGACAGGAACAGCAGAAACAGAAGCTGCTGAGTTTGCTCAAATTTATTCATTAGATGTTGTTTCTATTCCTACAAATATACCAATAACAAGAGAAGACTTAAACGATTTAATCTACAAAACAGAAAAAGAAAAATTTAATGCTGTTATAGAGATTATAAAAAAATTATCTAAAACAGGTCAACCAATACTAATTGGTACTGCGTCTATAGAAAAATCAGAAGATTTACATGATGTTTTAAAGAAAGAAAAAATTGCCCATACTGTGTTAAATGCTAAAAATCACGAACAAGAGGGTGAAATTATTAAAAATGCTGGTGTTAAAGGTGCTGTAACTATTGCAACTAACATGGCAGGGCGTGGTGTTGATATCAAAGTAAATGCTGAAGTAGAAGAGCTTGGTGGTTTATATATAGTAGGTACAGAACGACATGAAAATCGCCGTATTGACAATCAACTTCGTGGTCGTAGTGGACGACAAGGTAATGCAGGAACTACACAATTTTACTTATCTTTAGAAGACAACCTCTTGCGTATTTTTGGAAGTGATAAAATTAAGTCTATAATGGAGCGACTTGGTGTTGAAGATGGAGAGTTTATAGAGTCTAAAATGGTTACTCGTGCAGTTGAAAAAGCTCAGAAAAAAGTTGAAAACATGCACTATGAGGGTAGAAAACAGATTGTTGAATATGATGATGTTGCAAATGAACAAAGAAAAATCGTATATAAATTTAGAAATCAGCTTCTAGATTCGGACTTTGATATAATTGAGAAGATTGATGAAGTTAGAGTTGAGTATGTTGACAATATTTTAAATAATTGTGATATTTTTGATGGTGGAGCAAGAGAAGACTTTAACCTTAAAAAATTACTTGAAGTTGTAAAAGAAGAGATAAATCTTGATCTAAGTTTACAAGATTATGAATCTTTAGATTTTGAAGAACTTCAAGAAAAAATCACAACTGAGATTAAAAAATCATACAATGATAAAATGAGTGTTTTAGAAGAACATATACAGCATGAAATAGCAAGAGAGTTGTATTTAAAAGAGTTAGATAATGCGTGGAGAGAGCATCTGTACTCCATGGATACTATGAAAACAGGTATTAGACTTCGTGCATACAACCAAAAAGACCCTCTTGTTGAGTATAAAAAAGAGAGTTATAATCTTTTTACAGAACTTATAAAAGATATTAAATTTAATACTATTAAAACTCTTCAAATTATTCAGTTTAGAATGGAATCTCCAGAAGATGAAGCGGCCGAGGTTGCTCAGCAGTTAGAGCTACAAAGAAAACTAGATGAAGCCGCAAGAGAACTTAACCATAAATCAAAAGACAATGAAAAAGTCAGCGTTAAAAAAGTATCAAGAAATGAACCTTGCCCTTGCGGAAGTGGAAAAAAATACAAACAATGTTGTGGTAAAAGTGGACCAAAAAAGGTGCTTTTGCTTCTTGAGTAA